In the Syntrophus aciditrophicus SB genome, CGACTGTCCCCGCCGACTTCCATGGTTTCCTGAGAAATCCGGCATTCTCCCCGGATTTCGCCTTCCACAGTCACATAGGGTTTGTCCTCGAACAGCCATTTGGAAAAAACGTAAACGCGGTCTTCCGGCCGAAGCTCCACATCATGGACCGAATCGCCCCCCTTCAGCATTTTCCCGAGATGAAAGGGCACCAGTTCCACCTTCCGGTCGGGCGGCACGATCCGCTTGATCAGGGCGTACTCGAAGCAGGTCTCGTCGAGCAGTTCATCGGAACTTTTGATCAGATCCCCGACCCGCATGCCCTTTCTGAACTGGTATTTTCCCGGACGCTTGATGTTCCCCTCCAGGTAGACGGCGTTGCGGTCGCGATCAACGATGCTGAACACCTTGACCAGGTCGGCATCCTGAAGCCTGACCGTGCGGGATTTCTGCAGGTTTTTGTCATCGATGTCGATGACCACCTGCCGTTCGTTTTTCTGAATGCGCGACACCTGGATCTGCTGGGTATCCGCCGACGGAATGATGCCGCCCGCCAGCTCGAAGAGCCCCTCCAGATCGTAACGGTCCTTCATCTCGTAGATCGCCGGGCGCTTCACGTTGCCGGCAATGCCCGCCAGCGGCCCGGTCACCGGCACGAACACGACATCCCCCGCCTGCAGAATCAGGTCTTTGGACTTGTCCCCTTTCAGGAGGAGATTGTACAGATCGAAGGTCGTCACGAGCCGCCCTTTGCGCTTCAACTGCACGTTGCGCATGGAGCCGATGTCGTTCGGCCCCCCGGCAAGCAGAAGGGCGTCGGTGATCGTGGCGAACGAGCCGATGGTGTAAGCCCCGGGCCGGCGCACATCCCCCAGGACAAAGACAGGGATGCTTTTGAGGGAACCCATGGTGATGTCGATGTTGGCCCCCACCATCTGCGTCGCCTGGGTGATGATGTGTTCGGACATCTGCTCGAAGGTCATCCCGGCGACGAAAATCGGCCCGATCTCGGGAAGCGTGATCCTGCCGTCCCGGTCCACCGTCAGATTGTGCTGGGCATTGACCCGCCCCCAGAGCATGATCCTGACTTCATCCCCCGGACCGACGACGTAATTGACAGGAACGGGAATGTCCTTCCGCTCCGCGACCACCCGGACCGAGCCATCCCGGAAAAAGTCATGACCGAAGGGCTTCAGATCCGTGGAAATGTCCTGATACTTCCCCGTATGGCGGACGCGATCAAAGAGGGATTTCGCCCGGCCTTCCTCACTGACGGCATGATTCGGCGCCGCGGCGGGAACGGCAGAAACGGGCTGAACGGCTTTTTCCGCTCCAGCCCGGGATTCCAGGGATTCCTGTTTTTCGAGAAGCTCCCTCCCCTGCTGAATGTCCTCCGTTTTCAACCGGCTGAATTCCGCGCTATTTCTGAGATTCTCCACGGCCTCCGGGGTAACCTGCCCGCCCGTCGGGGCCAGTCGGGCTTTCAGAAGCTGACACTGCTCCGGGGTGAGATTTTTCTGCCGACAGATCTCATCGGCGGTCAGGGCGTGCCCGATCCCCGGAAAAAGCAGCAGCGTCAGGAAAATCGTCCAGATAAAAAAAATAACCCGTTTCGTCATTGTTGCCCTTCCCCCTTCATGATTTCCCTTTCCTCCCCCGGAGCGCCGTTTCGGATTTTTTCGAGATATTCCAGAAAAAAGGCGCTGAAAACGCCCAGAAACAGGGCCACCACAAAAGACAGCATCACCATGAGAGCCCGCTTCGGCTTGATTTTCTTGTCGGGAACCCGCGGCGGATCGATCACCTTAAAGGCAAAGTTCTCCTTCACCTCCGTCATCATGGCCGTTTCCAACTGCTGGGCGATGAGATTGTAGATTTTCTGCCGGATCAGCGGGTCCGCCGTTTTCGCGAGCTGCGCCTCCAGATAAGCCCGGTTGGTGAGGGCCACCCGCTTCGCCTCGGCGGTCATGTGGTCCGTCAGGGTTTCGAGGAAGTAACCCGCCATTTTCGCCGCCAGCTCCGGGTCCTCGTAATCCACCGTCAGGGTGATGGTCTGTTCCTTGATGTTGTGATTGATTTTCACCATGTCGTCCAGAAGGCGCAGGGCGTCCCAGAGCAGGGGAATGCCCTCCTCCCCCTGCCGGCTGACGGCTTTCGCGTCGGTCGGCTGGACGGCGGCCGCCATATTCGACAGCCATCCAAGGGGGTTCAGGTTGATCCCTTCTTCCCGCTTCCAGTCCTTTTTCCCGCTGTCCCACTGTTCGTAAAAAAGAACCGGCATCAGCCGATACCGCTCGACAATCTTCTCCCGCAGGACATTGGATTTGAGCAGACTCACGATTTCCGTGGCGGAAGCCGAGCCGGGCAGCGCGATGCCGGGAAGTCCGCCGAATTGCGAGGCCAGCGCCGACAGCGTCCCGCCCCCGCCGCCATCCTTGGCCGTTACCGGAACAATGACCGCCTTCGCCTGATAGACGTTCGTCATGAACAGCGACGCAGCCGCCGTAAGAAACACGGCAGCAACCACCAGCGCGCCGATGAACCTCCGCCGTTTCCAGATGACCCGCCAGAGATCCAGCAGGTTGATCTCGTCTTCCTCCAACCCGTTCGGGGGATACCCATAGTACGGCGACGGTTCCGTCATGACGACCGCCCCCGCTTGTCAAAACTTCTCTTCACTTTCTTCTCTCCTTCAAAAACAGGGACAGCGCCCTTTTTTAGAATGTTCACCGTTCAATGTTCCAAAATGAAGATCAGCACTTGTATTTGCTCTGTTCTTGCCCGGCGCCCGCCCGGATAGACTGCCGCGTTTCTCCCGATGGATCGAGCCTCGCGGGAGGGGTGGGGCGTGAGGGGCAACACCTATTTTTTATTTAATTTTTCAAGAGTTGCGAATGGCAGGAAAAGTTGTAATGTTTGATTGGAAAGAGGAATAAATCCGAAATACTCATAGAAAGATTGCGCCTGCTTGTTCTTTGCGTCGACGAAGAGACCGATTAATCCGGCCTGTTCCGCGATAAGAACGGTTCGATGGATTGCCTCCGTGAGAAGCAGGCTGCCGAAACCTCTCCCCTGGTGCTTTTTTGAAACCGCCAGCTTTGCAAGGCGAACAGCCGGAAGGCCGTGTTGCGGGTATTTTTTTGCGTACTCTGCAGGAAGATGATCAACCCTCACCTCACACAGCGTGAGTGTAAAATAGCCTGAAATGACGGCGGGCCGTTCCTGATCGGTAAGCACGAATGTACGGGAAATGCCCTTTTCAATATGCTGTCTGGCTGTCGCCTTCAGGAAGGCATTCAACTCCGGAACGCCGCAGTCAAATCTGGAACGATCGTGATCGCGCGAAAGGGCAACTATTTCCTGCACAAAAGTTCCTCTCTGCGTTTCATTGCCTCTTTCAATCGATCACTCGGTTCAGGCGGATTTTCGATCGCCCGGAAGAAAACCTCCGCAGCCTCGGCGGAAAGGGTAATCACCCGCTCTCTTTCGAGAATTTCGTTGGCTCTATCCAGGGCGGACTGGACAAGAAACTGGTTGAGGGTTGCCCCGACAGCCTGCGCCGCGGCAGCGATTCGTTCATACACTTCGTGAGGCATGCGTGCGGGAATTCTTTCCTCTGCTTTATTCAGCGCCATAAAAAGACCTCGTTTTTTTGCTGCTAAAGTAGCATATTGACGCCAAAATGGCAACAATCAAAACTTCATTACAAAAACAGGGCGCTGTCTATTTATTTTCTTTGATCCTGTATACCGGCGGATGTGCCTCCGTATCGGCTCGATGTGCAGCCAGATCAGCGGCCACCGCATCAATTTTCTTCGAAAGACGCGCTTCAACGCCGTCGATCTTCTGATTCAATTCATCTCGTACGCTGTCGACCTTTTTATTCAGAGCCTCCACTTTGAAATCGACGAAGGTAATTTTTTCGCAGAGCTCCTGACGGACGTCCCTGATCTCTTTACGCAGGACTTCATGCCCCTCCAGCACCAGGTCAAACTTTCCCTCGATGCTTTCAAGGATGACTTCCAGATGATCTTTTTCCATACTCAATGTCTCCCTTAGACTGTGAACCCGGCGGGCCGCCTTATGGGGCGAACGGGGTGATAAAATATCCGAGGATGGTCGCTGGTTTTTGTTATCATGGCGATCCCAGAATGGCAACGTTTAAACCCTGATCGCTGGACATAAATAAATAGGGCGCTGTCCCTGATTTCTCTAATTTCTCCAGTCCTTGTCGAGGTAAATGCCGGTGTTTCTCCCGATGAAGTCGAAGAGGGAGGTGTGGTGGTCGATGTCCTGGGCGACGTCCCGGGTCCAGGGGGACAGGCTGTATTTGTAGACCGTCCGGGAATCGCTGCCTTTGAACAGCCGCAGGGGGATCGTGACCGCGATGCCCTTGTCGTGATACCCCCTGTTGTGGCTGTCCGAAAATCCATCCGTGTCCGTCCAGCTGTACCAGGCGGACAGCTCCAGCCCGTTGAAGAACCGGGACAGGGTAATCCGCGTCCCTCTGTCGCCCGCCAGGAAACGGCCGTACTTGATGTCGATGGCGGACTCCAGCCTGGGGATGTTGAGCCGCGCGTTCACAAAGGCCGTCGTGTACGTGTCCTTCCAGTCGTCTTCCTTGAATTTCAGGGGATCGTCCTCATCCCGCTTCTTCACGACGCTGCCGCTGAGCCCCAGCATCAGCCGCCCCCCGAGGAAGGGCCGGGCGATCTCGCCGTCGATGCCGCCGTACTGCACCTCCAGCATGCCCGCCGACAGGCGGCCGTAAATCTCGCCGTCGAATTTCCGGATCTGCTCCGCCATCAGCATGCTGAGGGACACATTCTTTTCCATGTAAGGGACGTTGTCCGTTCGGACCGGCTTCGATAACGGTTCGTTGGAAGAAGAAACCGTGTTCAGCGGAAACCCCTGCAATCCGGCGATGAAGGAGCCTCCCCGCCAGGGGGTCAGGCTCAGCCAGCCCGACACGCCGGCGCGGTATTTGAAAAATCCCGAGGGGTCGTTCAGGAAGGTCTGGAATTCCGGCTTCAGACCGTAATCGAAATAACGGCGATAGTGCTTTTCGGCAGCCAGGGTCTCATTGATATCCGTCTTCAGGCCGTCGGAGAGGGCATAAAGCTGATTGGCCGTCAGCTTTTCCTGATGGAAAAGGCACACATCCTCCCGCAGGGCCGTAAGCGCCACCAGCGGGATGCCCCTGTCCGTCAGAGTGAGGCGGAGAGTCGTAAACTCCGGCGGCACGATCTGCGCCAGGACCCGGAGCGCCACCTCGACCGCCGCCGGCGTGTAGAAATACCGGTCATTGGCCGCCTCCACCCGCAGCTCGTCGCCGCTCGCCTCGATGCCGATATCCCGGAATCCCGAGGCGTAAAGGGCGCGGATCAGGCGCTCCGCCAGCGGATCGGAACGAAATTCCGGCTTTTCCCGCCAGGGATGATCGTAGATGGGAACCAGGGGCTTTCCCAGGTCGAAGCTCGTGGAAAGATTGACCCCGAGCTGCTCCCCCCGCTGCCAGCTGACGTCGATCTCCGCCCAATCCACGGGCTTCCAACGCAAACCAATATTCCATTTCGAGGGCACCGGCTCCTGAAAGTATTTCGCCTGCGCCGAATCGCCTGTCTGCTTTTCGTACCGGATGGGACTGTATTCCAGGATGAAGGAGAATCTTTCGGACGGTGCAAATTCGATCCCCCCGAAAAACTGGGAATCTTCCAGCCAGGATCGCGGGTCACTGAGGATTTCCACCCGAAAGCCTTCGCCTTGGGCCGGCAGAGGATTTTTGCCATACCGCCCGTTTCCGAAACCCAGTGTAAAATCAAAAGGATAGATCTGCTTGCTCATCACCAGGTACTGGGAGGGGAATTTTCGGGTCCCGTGAGGGTCCATGATGCCCAGGGCTACTGCGGGGCGATATTTGCCCTCAGCCAGGAACTGATGCTTCAGATCGAATGATTTGTCCTTGTCGTTTCCGTAGCCCTCCCAGTCTGGAGATGAATTTGGATTGGCTGTAACCCCTAAAAATTCGGTCACTTTGCCGTCCAGCTCCAGCCCTTTCAGCGGGCTGACGGCGCCGTAATAACGGCGATAGGGATCCACCTGGCTGAAGCCCACGCGAAATTTCCCTTCCGGCATCACCCGCGCTGTCGGGGTTTCCAGCAGGCCGGTCCCGCCCCAGTTCGCCGGTCCGTTGAAAGGCTCATCGCCCGCCTGCGCAGGAGCACTACACCAGAGAGCAAACCAGCACACGCACACCCACAGGAACGCATTAAGATATCGCAACACAATGAAATAACGTGGAATTCTTTTAACCAGGCAGGAATTGGAAAAGTGAAAAAATGGGCACGGTCCCTGTTTATTTCACTCCTTCCGGAATTTTTTCGTAGTGCTTGACATAGGTTCGGAGAAGTTGCCGCACGCCGCCGTCGTCGTTGAGGCCGGGGGTGTCGACAGCGCGGCGGAACTCAGCGAGGATCTGCTCAATCTCGGACAGGGAATATTTATCCCCGTTGCGGGCCACGAAGATCTTTTCGTGGCGGCTGGCGTCTGTGCCCTCTTCGGCCGTCAGGATTTCCTCGAAGAGCTTCTCTCCCGGACGGAGCCCCGTCACCTCGATATCCACATCCCGGTAAGGCTCCAAACCGTTGATCCGGATCAGCTCCTCCGCCAGGTCGCTGATCTTTACCGGCTCTCCCATATCCAGCACCAGCACCTCGCCGCCGTTGCCGATCACGGCCGCCTGCAGAACCAGCGTCACCGCCTCGGGAATGGTCATGAAGTAGCGCTTCATCTCCCGATGGGTCACCGTCAGGGGTTGGCCGTGCTTCAACTGCTCCAGGAAAAGGGGGAGCACACTGCCCCGGCTCCCGAGGACATTGCCGAAGCGCACCGACACAAACCGCGCCGGCCCGTCACCCATGCCGTCGCAGGCCCGGCAGAGATACTCCGCCATCCGCTTCGTGGCCCCCATGACGCTCGTGGGCCGGACGGCCTTGTCCGTCGAGATCATGACGAACTTCTTCACCCCGTGCTCCACGGCAGCCCGCACCAGGTTCCATGTCCCGAAGATGTTCACCTTCACGGCCTCCTTGGGGTTGTATTCCATCATGGGCACATGCTTGTAAGCCGCCGCATGGAAAACGACCTCCGGCCTCAGCTCCGCGAAAACCTCCCTCAGCCGCAAGGCATCCCGCACATCCCCCGTCACAAAAGAAATCGCCTTCTGCAGGGAAGGGAAAAGCCTGTTCAGCGTCAGCCCCAGGTTGTGGAGCTCCGTTTCATCAATGTCAAAGAGGATGATCTTTTCCGGATGGAAGGAACACACCTGCCGGACGATCTCCGAACCGATGGACCCGCCGGCTCCCGTCACCAGCACCGCCCGGCCTCGCAGAAACCGGCCGATCTCTCCGAAATCCACGGTCACGGCCTGCCGCCCGAGCAGATCCTCGATGCGGATATCCTCCAGGGCTTTCAGATTGATCTCCGGCTGATCGAAGGAATAAAACCGCGGAACGACCTTGATCGTCTTCACCCCAGCCTTACGGGCGGTTTCATACAGGTTCAGGAGTTTTTTGTGATTGACCGACGTAATGGCGATGATGACCGCCTCGACCGAATGCCGGGCAATCAACTCCGTCAACCGGTCCGTCCCCCCCAGAACCCGCACGCCGTGGATATAGCGCCCCTGCAGATCCGGGCTGTCGTCCAGAAAGCCGACCGGGCGGAAATCCGCAAAACGCTGGCGCATCATATCCCGCAGGATCATCTCCCCGCAGCTTCCCGCCCCCACGATGAGGGTGGTCTTACCTTCGGGAGTCCGCCCCTTCCGGCTGAGGATTTCCAGGTAAAGCCGCTTGGACACCCGCAATCCCACGATCAGAATGAGGGAGATCAGGCCGTCCACAAAGATGATCCGCTTGGGAAAGCCGTGAAGACTCAGCTCCACGGGAAGAACGCGGGGCAGGCTCAACACCACCAGCAGCAGTTCCGCCAGCACCAGCGCCGCAGCCAGATTGACGAGATCGCCGATCCCCACATAACGCCAGGTCATCCCGTAAACCCGCAGTACTAAAAAAGACGCCAGTTTGACGGCAACAAAAAAGGGGAGAACCTCCCCGATCAGAAACGTATAGTTGATCGTTGCGGCGAAATCGAAATGGAAGAGGAAGGCGAGATACAGGGAGAGGGTGAACAGGGAGACGTCGAAGAGCAGGAAAAAGAGGAATCGTTTCTGCGATGAACGGAGGGTCAGCAGATTTTTCGCCTTTTGCTCTAGCATGTATTGATCCAATACGGGTTCATTGGAAATAGGGGTTGCCCTTAATTTGTCGCTTCCGTGACGACCTGCTCCGCGACGTCCGCCATCGCGGACATGTCCTCGGGAGAAAGGCCGGGATGGACGAGAAACATCAGGCTGGTCTCCCCTAACTCCTGCGCGACGGGAAGCCGTTCTTCCTGCTGAAATCCGCTTTCCGTGAAGGCTTTTTCCAGATAAATCTCACTGCAGCTTCCCGTGAAGCAGGGGATGCCCTCCCAGATGATCCGGTTCATGATCCGATCCCGGTTCCAGCCCGGCTTCAGCCTTTCCGGGCGGACAAAGACGTAATATTTATAATAGGAATGGAAAATCTCCGGAGGCGGGATCGTCACGCGCAGGGCTTCCAGCCTTGAAAAGCGTTCCGTGAGGATCTCCGCGTTCCGGCGGCGGATCTCCACCCAATCGGTTAACTTCCGCAACTGGACGCGCCCGATGGCCGCCTGCACCTCCGTCATGCGCCAGTTCGTCCCGAAACTGTCGTGGAGCCAGCGGAATCCGGGCGGGTGCTGTCTGTGAAAGACGCTTTCGTAACTCTTGCCGTGATCCTTGAATGCCCAGGCCGTGGCCCAGAGGTCTTCGTCACGAGTCAGGAGCATCCCCCCCTCGCCGCCGGTCGTCATGATCTTGTCCTGACAGAAGGAAAAAGCCGCGGCGTGGCCGAAGGAACCCACCGGTTTTCCCTTGTAGCGCGCCCCATGGGCCTGGGCGCAGTCCTCGATCACCTTGAGATCGTGCTCGCGTGCCAGCTCCAGGATCGCGTCCATATCGCAGGGCCATCCGGCAAGATGAACGGCGATAATGGCTTTGGTCTTTGGAGACAACACTTTCCGAATCGATTCCGCGGAAATATTCTGACTTTCCCGGTCAACATCGGCAAATACCGGCTTCGCCCCCTGAAGGACCACACAGCTTGCCGAAGCGATGAAGGTCCGCGGCGTTACGATGACCTCGTCGCCAAGTCCGATGCCGAGGGCACGCAGGACCGCTTCCAGGGCGACCGTCCCGTTGGCCATGGCCACGGCATGAGCCACTCCAACCCAATCCGCGAACTCCCGTTCAAAATACCGCCCTTCCTTTCCCGTCCAGTAATTGACCTGCCCGGACTGCAGAATCCGCATCGCCGCATCCAATTCATCGGTTGAAAAATAAGGCCAGGGAGGAAACACCCGCGTCTGTACCGGAACACCCGCATCCAACATGAAATCCTGCTTCATTTTCCCTGAAAATCCCCTGTATCTTTATTTCTTGATAACCCTTGCCGGCATGCCTACCGCCACAGCATTTTCCGGAATATCCGCGTTCACAAAACTGCATGCCCCGACAACGGCATTTTCTCCCACCGTAACCCCAGGCATGACCACACTGTGCGACCCGATCCGGCAGTTTTTCTTCAGGACAACCGGCCCCT is a window encoding:
- a CDS encoding DUF1778 domain-containing protein — protein: MALNKAEERIPARMPHEVYERIAAAAQAVGATLNQFLVQSALDRANEILERERVITLSAEAAEVFFRAIENPPEPSDRLKEAMKRREELLCRK
- a CDS encoding polysaccharide biosynthesis protein, whose translation is MLEQKAKNLLTLRSSQKRFLFFLLFDVSLFTLSLYLAFLFHFDFAATINYTFLIGEVLPFFVAVKLASFLVLRVYGMTWRYVGIGDLVNLAAALVLAELLLVVLSLPRVLPVELSLHGFPKRIIFVDGLISLILIVGLRVSKRLYLEILSRKGRTPEGKTTLIVGAGSCGEMILRDMMRQRFADFRPVGFLDDSPDLQGRYIHGVRVLGGTDRLTELIARHSVEAVIIAITSVNHKKLLNLYETARKAGVKTIKVVPRFYSFDQPEINLKALEDIRIEDLLGRQAVTVDFGEIGRFLRGRAVLVTGAGGSIGSEIVRQVCSFHPEKIILFDIDETELHNLGLTLNRLFPSLQKAISFVTGDVRDALRLREVFAELRPEVVFHAAAYKHVPMMEYNPKEAVKVNIFGTWNLVRAAVEHGVKKFVMISTDKAVRPTSVMGATKRMAEYLCRACDGMGDGPARFVSVRFGNVLGSRGSVLPLFLEQLKHGQPLTVTHREMKRYFMTIPEAVTLVLQAAVIGNGGEVLVLDMGEPVKISDLAEELIRINGLEPYRDVDIEVTGLRPGEKLFEEILTAEEGTDASRHEKIFVARNGDKYSLSEIEQILAEFRRAVDTPGLNDDGGVRQLLRTYVKHYEKIPEGVK
- a CDS encoding DegT/DnrJ/EryC1/StrS family aminotransferase, translated to MLDAGVPVQTRVFPPWPYFSTDELDAAMRILQSGQVNYWTGKEGRYFEREFADWVGVAHAVAMANGTVALEAVLRALGIGLGDEVIVTPRTFIASASCVVLQGAKPVFADVDRESQNISAESIRKVLSPKTKAIIAVHLAGWPCDMDAILELAREHDLKVIEDCAQAHGARYKGKPVGSFGHAAAFSFCQDKIMTTGGEGGMLLTRDEDLWATAWAFKDHGKSYESVFHRQHPPGFRWLHDSFGTNWRMTEVQAAIGRVQLRKLTDWVEIRRRNAEILTERFSRLEALRVTIPPPEIFHSYYKYYVFVRPERLKPGWNRDRIMNRIIWEGIPCFTGSCSEIYLEKAFTESGFQQEERLPVAQELGETSLMFLVHPGLSPEDMSAMADVAEQVVTEATN
- a CDS encoding Wzz/FepE/Etk N-terminal domain-containing protein — encoded protein: MTEPSPYYGYPPNGLEEDEINLLDLWRVIWKRRRFIGALVVAAVFLTAAASLFMTNVYQAKAVIVPVTAKDGGGGGTLSALASQFGGLPGIALPGSASATEIVSLLKSNVLREKIVERYRLMPVLFYEQWDSGKKDWKREEGINLNPLGWLSNMAAAVQPTDAKAVSRQGEEGIPLLWDALRLLDDMVKINHNIKEQTITLTVDYEDPELAAKMAGYFLETLTDHMTAEAKRVALTNRAYLEAQLAKTADPLIRQKIYNLIAQQLETAMMTEVKENFAFKVIDPPRVPDKKIKPKRALMVMLSFVVALFLGVFSAFFLEYLEKIRNGAPGEEREIMKGEGQQ
- a CDS encoding SLBB domain-containing protein, with product MTKRVIFFIWTIFLTLLLFPGIGHALTADEICRQKNLTPEQCQLLKARLAPTGGQVTPEAVENLRNSAEFSRLKTEDIQQGRELLEKQESLESRAGAEKAVQPVSAVPAAAPNHAVSEEGRAKSLFDRVRHTGKYQDISTDLKPFGHDFFRDGSVRVVAERKDIPVPVNYVVGPGDEVRIMLWGRVNAQHNLTVDRDGRITLPEIGPIFVAGMTFEQMSEHIITQATQMVGANIDITMGSLKSIPVFVLGDVRRPGAYTIGSFATITDALLLAGGPNDIGSMRNVQLKRKGRLVTTFDLYNLLLKGDKSKDLILQAGDVVFVPVTGPLAGIAGNVKRPAIYEMKDRYDLEGLFELAGGIIPSADTQQIQVSRIQKNERQVVIDIDDKNLQKSRTVRLQDADLVKVFSIVDRDRNAVYLEGNIKRPGKYQFRKGMRVGDLIKSSDELLDETCFEYALIKRIVPPDRKVELVPFHLGKMLKGGDSVHDVELRPEDRVYVFSKWLFEDKPYVTVEGEIRGECRISQETMEVGGDSRVSRMDSEAKNLAAMEEDLKKEGKYALAERLKVIREALAKNQNVRVRDMIDLEEELKREKRPDLTQKIRETADALKTECRTPYQTGMRVKDAVMSAGGLTHDSYLARGEIIRVSDERVYSTIYFNVEKAMAGDPGENLPLQHRDRVIVHAVWEHTEDRSVFVEGDVKKPGSYVLTERMMVSDLIFRAGNLMDSAYPDEAELTSVVIEDGKAARLERKTISLRKALAGDPQNNVRLKNRDRLFVKRITNWDQERYVTVSGEFRFPGRYIIGKGEKLSSLIERAGGFTDKAYLRGAVFTRERVRTLQQKGMEELISRMERELLTERAAQISTALSTEEVQARKIELEQKQKFVQSLKELKATGRMTIRLAHMRLLKGSHYDIELEEGDSLSVPEKNGVVNVLGAVMAGGSFIYDGKLGYQDYIAMTGGYSRYADEKNIFVMKVDGSARKVARGLVNWNAMKSRWQFGPFEEDVKEIEPGDQIVVPEKIERIAWLREIKDITSILMQMAVTAGVAINLY
- a CDS encoding GNAT family N-acetyltransferase yields the protein MQEIVALSRDHDRSRFDCGVPELNAFLKATARQHIEKGISRTFVLTDQERPAVISGYFTLTLCEVRVDHLPAEYAKKYPQHGLPAVRLAKLAVSKKHQGRGFGSLLLTEAIHRTVLIAEQAGLIGLFVDAKNKQAQSFYEYFGFIPLSNQTLQLFLPFATLEKLNKK
- a CDS encoding YjbH domain-containing protein, translating into MCWFALWCSAPAQAGDEPFNGPANWGGTGLLETPTARVMPEGKFRVGFSQVDPYRRYYGAVSPLKGLELDGKVTEFLGVTANPNSSPDWEGYGNDKDKSFDLKHQFLAEGKYRPAVALGIMDPHGTRKFPSQYLVMSKQIYPFDFTLGFGNGRYGKNPLPAQGEGFRVEILSDPRSWLEDSQFFGGIEFAPSERFSFILEYSPIRYEKQTGDSAQAKYFQEPVPSKWNIGLRWKPVDWAEIDVSWQRGEQLGVNLSTSFDLGKPLVPIYDHPWREKPEFRSDPLAERLIRALYASGFRDIGIEASGDELRVEAANDRYFYTPAAVEVALRVLAQIVPPEFTTLRLTLTDRGIPLVALTALREDVCLFHQEKLTANQLYALSDGLKTDINETLAAEKHYRRYFDYGLKPEFQTFLNDPSGFFKYRAGVSGWLSLTPWRGGSFIAGLQGFPLNTVSSSNEPLSKPVRTDNVPYMEKNVSLSMLMAEQIRKFDGEIYGRLSAGMLEVQYGGIDGEIARPFLGGRLMLGLSGSVVKKRDEDDPLKFKEDDWKDTYTTAFVNARLNIPRLESAIDIKYGRFLAGDRGTRITLSRFFNGLELSAWYSWTDTDGFSDSHNRGYHDKGIAVTIPLRLFKGSDSRTVYKYSLSPWTRDVAQDIDHHTSLFDFIGRNTGIYLDKDWRN